AATTTCTAAATTTTCAGCAATGATAGCTGATTGCATTAATGGAACTATATAGTTGCATGCAGCTGTCTCCTCCATGTGAGATGCTGATGAATGCTCGAATAAGCAATctagaaattaaaacaaaacccAAAGTATATGTACAGTGGGCTAAATGGCGTCATTCACTTTGATCTTGTGTTCATTTACACCGAATTCGATATAGACCGAATATGTTATAGCCAACTaaacaaatgcaaaaataatGTGCACAACCGAATGTATGAGTTAAGCCTCACTGGTGTGTGGGAAGAACTCGGCCGAATTTCATTAACATCGAGCTATTTCTTCATTAATGTAATTAGCATTAGTTTTTGCAAAgaatacatacaatgtaccacaaaaataaacatgaaaagAACATTGTTTGTAATAGTCGTTTGTCTCGCATGCAACACTGCCAAAGCAACACGCTCAGGAGTTCATCATTGGTGAATCGTCCGAACAGAAGTATCGGACAGTAAGTCTACAGTATCGGACAGGAAGTCTACAGTATCGGACAGGAGGTCTACAGTATCGGACAGGAAGTCTACTGTATCGGACAAGAAGTCTACAGTATCGGACAGGAAGTCTACAGTATCGGACAGGAAGTCTACTGTATCGGACAGGAAGTCTACTGTATCGGACAAGAAGTCTACAGTATCGGACAGGAAGTCTACAGTATCGGACAGGAAGTCTACAGTATCGGACAGGAAGTCTACAGTATCGGACAGGAAGTCTACTGTATCGGACAGGAAGTCTACAGTACCGGACAGGAAGTCTACAGTACTGGACAGGAAATCTACAATATCGGACAGGAAGTCTACATTACCGGACAGGAAATCTACAATATCGGACAGGAAGTCTACAGTATCGGACAGGAAGTCTACAGTATCGGACAGGAAGTCTACTGTATCGGACAGGAAGTCTACAGTACCTGACAGGAAGTCTACAGTACTGGACAGGAAATCTACATTACCGAACAGGAAATCTACAGTATCGGACAGGAAGTCTACATTACCGGACAGGAAATCTACAATTTCGGACAGGAAGTCTACAGTTTCGGACAGGAAGTCTACATTACCGGACAGGAAGTCTACATTACCGGACAGGAAGTCTACATTACCGGACAGGAAATCTACAATATCGGACAGGAAGTATACAGTATCGGACAGGAAATCTACAGTACAGGACAGAAAGTCTAGAGTGCCGGACAGCAAGTCTACAGTACCGGACAGGAAATCTACAGTACTGGACAGGAAGTCTACAGTATCGGACAGGAAGTCTACTGTATCGGACAGGAAGTCTACTGTATCGGACAAGAAGTCTACTGTATCGGACAGGAAGTCTACAGTATCGGACAGGAAGTCTACTGTTTCGGACAGGAAGTCTACTGTATCGGACAAGAAGTCTACAGTATCGGACAGGAAGTCTACTGTATCGGACAGGAAGTCTACAGTATCGGACAGGAAGTCTACTGTATCGGACAGGAAGTCTACAGTACCGGACAGGAAGTCTACAGTACTGGACAGGAAATCTACAATATCGGACAGGAAGTCTACATTACTGGAAAGGAAATCTACAATATCGGACAGGAAGTCTACAGTATCGGACAGGAAGTCTACAGTATCGGACAGGAAGTCTACAGTATCGGACAGGAAGTCTTCTGTATCGGACAGGAAGTCTACAGTACCTGACAGGAAGTCGACAGTACTGGACAGGAAATCTACATTACCGAACAGGAAATCTACAGTATCGGACAGGAAGTCTACATTACCGGACAGGAAATCTACAATTTCGGACAGGAAGTCTACAGTTTCGGACAGGAAGTCTACATTACCGGACAGGAAGTCTACAGTTTCGGACAGGAAGACTACATTACCGGACAGGAAATCTACAATATCGGACAGGAAGTATACAGTATCGGACAGGAAATCTACAGTACAGGACAGGAAGTCTAGAGTGCCGGACAGCAAGTCTACAGTACCGGACAGGAAATCTACAGTACTGGACAGGAAATCTACAATATCGGACAGTAAGTCTACATTACCGGAAAGGAAATCTACAGTACTGGACAGGAAGTGTACATTACCGGACAGGAAATCTACAGTACTGGACAGGAAGTGTACATTACCGGACAGGAAATCTTCAGTATCGGACAGGAAATCTACAGTACTGGACAGGAAGTCTAGAGTGCCGGACAGGAAGTCTACAGTACTAGACAGGAAGTCTACAACACTAACCCACCaaccttacatgtatatgacccTTCCACCCCGGACCCATTCAGCCCCAGAGCCAACCTCtatacaagtgaaaagctgtcaatgtgacatcaaaccgggttttcatttatgtgaactgtttcaataatccatgtcaacccatatccagtgaaatggagtaccctatatgcaatattttgccaaaaaatgactaagttcaaaagctggtatttttatcataaattatcggaaatcaaaatcctagcaatatgcacacctctgatatatttataattgatctgcaaaagaacaacttcctatcttgagaactgtagggggagttatccgtacaatgagggtataCCCTATATGCactattttgccaaaaatgactaagttcaagagctggtattttttcataaattatcggaaatcaaaatcctagcaacatgcacacctctgatatatgtacaattgatttgcaaaagagcaacttcctatcttgagaactgtagaaggagttatccgtacaatgatgttaccctatatgcaatattttgccataAAATGACtgagttcaaaagctggtattttttaaataaattatcagaaatcaaaatcctagcaaaacgcacacctctaatatatgtacaattgatctgcaaaagaacaacttcctatcttgtgAACTGtatttggcagccgcccgcccgccattttcaccattttaataaccggatttttccgttggaaaacccggttaaaaatactTGTCCCAATGCACTGGTAACAATTCTTTCAGTTTTCTAAAGATAACAATAATCATAAATTAGGTATCTTAAGGCCCTTTAGAAAACTAAATCATCATCGATTAGAAACAACTTTTATAATCGAAATTCGTCAAACGGACATATTTAATTTAGCCGTCCAGTATCGGCATCTGCCCAGTCGAtgcaatttatttaagaaataatgaatcattctttgagtattatgaggagATAATTTCgatcggggcgtggtcaaatccaataaatccCGAAGGGcgttatgatagatttgaccacgctctgacagaaattatcacttcataatattcaaagaatgattccttattacttatatttccattacaacattattttaaaaccactatctttttaatgtagcacatgctatatTTTACTACGCGGCTTAGCAcacccattttgtgtcactcatgttttatgaagttagaaccttggactttcggtaggatgtaactatctttttcttgcgtcaaaaaaCACGTTAAACATGGCGATGGTTTCAAGTAAAATATATGTTGtacagattgcgtagtctttgctcaaaggccagacaaatcttgttgatgtCAAAGAGCCATTGCCGAGTTGCCAGCAATGCAATTgacagacctacgtcacattgctgtttgagacaactacctaaagtccaagcccttgttaaaatggttctgttGGGTTTTTGGGTTCAAagttgattcgtaatgttatcacagacaaagacagtcgaaaatgtaaacatatgaCAAAGAAAGACGTCTTTTGATGTCCGagaaatattcaattttgagAATTATCTGTATGAGTCATTTGGGGTATTTCAAATTACGTTTTTAGAGCTTGgttgcaaaatatgtaaaattcataattatacatgcttatttggtatcaacagaaaagaaaaattattgttagGAAACAAATATATGTCACCAATAAATTCTATCTTTGACAAAGCGACACCATCACTTTAAATAGCGTCTTGCTGGTCACTTCCGGTATTTCGTATCAGGAGctaaactgccccccccccccccaaaaaaaaaacacgacaAAATACTGTAATTAACGAATTAGTTAATATTAGCAcagttaaaaagtaaaaaagcaTTATCTTAGTCCATTCATTTGACTATTCTAATTTCAATAACAACCCcttatgtattacatgtacaggcTCTCTGAAGAAACACAGAGGAAAGTACAGACACAGAATTAACCCATTGCCGTATACAAAGTTAGATTTTAATAGTAAACAAAACCTATCCAAGACACATGTGGGGTAAGTCCTCATTTAGACGAGTTGTGTACATACGtgtttcaaaatacatgtacccaaaCAGAGGAAGGTTAAAAATACAGCAAATGAGtctaaagataatttttttcatgctttatttctattattaccATCTATCTAAAGAtaagttatataaaaaaaaacttaacagtTTTTGAAAGGTTATATAATTGCCAATCTATCAaaatacagtttgttaatttcttttcgAAGGCTATAAGGCTATAGCACAAATGAGAAACTTTCAACATGTTTTCACCATGCAAATTTCCTCCATAGAGGATAGCGACATTAATTAACCCACAAATCTAATTAATGTATGCTGTGTCCTTATACATTGCGGATGATGATTTTGTAGGGTAGTTACACTTGTTGCTGTTTTGTACATTGCAAAGCTTCATACTTCAGAAAACGCCAAACGCAAGCTGATTGGACTGTAGATGAATGGAACACACGGAAACGTCATAATGCCAGGGTCATTGAATAAAAGGGTACATGCTCCTaatgaatcattttatttatagatttataGGCCTAATTTTAGAAACGTTAATGTATTTCTACTCTCCGTCGATTTTAAATGATATGACCgagtgaggttttttttttcattcttatcCCTTAGTAATTTTACTCAGGTACATTAGATGTTACAATGTGATTCCTGATCGGTATCAATTAAAAATCAGACGATTTTAAATAGCAgataaattttcaatatcatgCTCATTTGATTGAAATGCCCTGCTTAAATTGGAGCAAGCAATATGAAAGCAATTAACTCCATTACACAAATCTAGACAGAAAAAAACCTGAGGGGGCGAAATGCAACCTCCTCACGCGCATGCATCACTAAACGCGCCAAGATTAGGTGCACTCCAGGGGTGACGGTGGGGTGCTGGAATCCCCCTTACTGTCCGTCCTCTGTAGCTCCATCAGACCCGACAGACAGCGGGGAGGGAATCCTCCATGTTTTCTGGTTCATAATTCTACTTTGATGTCAAGTTAGGGTAGGACTCAGAACCTTCTTCCGTTGATTCATTCAACTCTTTATACAAATGATTATATAAGCCACATGTAAGGGTTGTTTTCTTATTTCGGCTGACAGAAAATAGATTGGGGTCAAGGTTATGAAAGGGTTATTCTCCATGTACAGCAGAactatcattttaaaaagatcttcATAAAATAGTCTTGTTGAGACCTAATGGTATGCATGCATTCtaatccatccatccatccctccatccatccatccatccaatACCTGTTAACCTCCTTTTTTCAAGGACGAAATACATGAAATGAACTTATAAAGTTTGACACACAGTAATCGTTAGTACTTTTATTGATAGAGACCATGAGAGTCAGACTGTTGGCACCGGAAGAGACCTTGCTACACCGGAAGTCTCACCACAAGAACAACTGCCCGGGGTAAGGTGTACAATGTTGCAGTCAGATATCATAAAGGTCACGTGAGGTAACCAACATTCAGCAGTTTGTATCAGTTCAATTCTTACATAGTTGAACGCTGTATGAGTTGAAATAAGAGGAGGGGGTGATGAGAAATAAAACCCATAAATGTTAAAGCAATTATCAAAGACCGTTTTACGGAAATATAACGTGTCAATCAATAAAACTTGGATTCAATATTTCATGCACTCTGGTTACTTCATATAGAAATATTTaccatttgttttgtttctttgaaGAAGGACActctttgtaaattttatttctgtgGAATCGAGTCATAAAATGAACAGTATTGATTTCAGCGCTATCTAAATCACATCTTAGTGTGATCGGTGATAAATGTCTGGATATAATGTCACTGATTTCACTGGCTTTGTTGACATCAAAGAGAGGAGGACCCATTACGGTATTCTATTGTCAGTCGTCAACTAGCATCGAGATCCGAGCAGCATTGCTCGCTGAGCGACGGAATTCATCCCTAACAGACCATCGCAAGGGGAGGAGGGGGCGTACTGAAATATCTGCTGGAATCCGCTGCTGTATCTCTTGTATGCTGTgtctttttattctaaaaaaaaccccgatgCTTCCAAGGACAAGACAACAACGGAGACCGCTCTCGATCATGTATTTCAGGAGATCCAGCACCCAACAGGTGGCGCTTTAGAAATAAGTGTCACATTGCTATCATATTATTCCTTAACAAAAGTAGGCCTGTATGATCTTACATATACCGTGCCCTTACACAAGTTTCAAATAAGATTACAGTATACCTGTACAAAACATATGGCTATCTCCACTTAGAATCTATAGAAGTGCTTCTATCCACAACTCACTTGcaattgatttgtttttcaataaccAAACATTGGTGTTATATTTGATAGAATAAACACAATAGCTTTAAAGTATTGTGTATTACGCTcattaataaatatgtatagAATGTTTAGAATGTTTTATTGATCCTTAAACACCCAGAAATCAGCGTGTTCTGTGTGAATATACACAATGTATACAGCGATCATTATCCAATAGATAAACTGTCGTCCCAATACAGATGGCAGCTAAAACAGGTCTAAACGAAACGATGGAGTGGTCGTTTGTCCT
This genomic window from Magallana gigas chromosome 5, xbMagGiga1.1, whole genome shotgun sequence contains:
- the LOC136275345 gene encoding adventurous-gliding motility protein Z-like is translated as MNQKTWRIPSPLSVGSDGATEDGHTVDFLSGTLDFLSSTVDFLSDTEDFLSGNVHFLSSTVDFLSGNVHFLSSTVDFLSGNVDLLSDIVDFLSSTVDFLSGTVDLLSGTLDFLSCTVDFLSDTVYFLSDIVDFLSGNVVFLSETVDFLSGNVDFLSETVDFLSEIVDFLSGNVDFLSDTVDFLFGNVDFLSSTVDFLSGTVDFLSDTEDFLSDTVDFLSDTVDFLSDTVDFLSDIVDFLSSNVDFLSDIVDFLSSTVDFLSGTVDFLSDTVDFLSDTVDFLSDTVDFLSDTVDFLSDTVDFLSETVDFLSDTVDFLSDTVDFLSDTVDFLSDTVDFLSDTVDFLSSTVDFLSGTVDLLSGTLDFLSCTVDFLSDTVYFLSDIVDFLSGNVDFLSGNVDFLSGNVDFLSETVDFLSEIVDFLSGNVDFLSDTVDFLFGNVDFLSSTVDFLSGTVDFLSDTVDFLSDTVDFLSDTVDFLSDIVDFLSGNVDFLSDIVDFLSSTVDFLSGTVDFLSDTVDFLSDTVDFLSDTVDFLSDTVDFLSDTVDFLSDTVDFLSDTVDFLSDTVDFLSDTVDFLSDTVDFLSDTVDLLSDTVDFLSDTVDLLSDTSVRTIHQ